The Syngnathus typhle isolate RoL2023-S1 ecotype Sweden linkage group LG6, RoL_Styp_1.0, whole genome shotgun sequence genome has a window encoding:
- the picalmb gene encoding phosphatidylinositol binding clathrin assembly protein b isoform X6, with amino-acid sequence MSGQSITDRITAAQHSVTGSAVSKTVCKATTHEIMGPKKKHLDYLIHCTNEMNVNIPQLADSLFERTTNTSWVVVFKSLITTHHLMVYGNERFVQYLASRNTLFNLSNFLDKSGLQGYDMSTFIRRYSRYLNEKAVSYRQVAFDFTKVKRGVDGVMRTMNTEKLLKTIPIIQNQMDALLDFNVNANELTNGVINAAFMLLFKDSIRLFAAYNEGIINLLEKYFDMKKTQCKEGLDIYKKFLTRMTRISEFLKVAEQVGIDRGDIPDLSQAPSSLLEALEQHLASLEGKKVKDSTAASRASTLSNAVSSLASTGMSFTKVDEREKQAALEEEQARLKALKVEQRLKELSKRPSFATTDTSPISTTGGTINTAPAIDLFSTPSCSNGAVKMESDLFDLQSTFQPAVQSASSGLPVATAWEDPFTFAEAGDDSMPNLNPFLSKLVVDASHLPVVSSDGVSFSTRTSAHEMFGGYSSPQPPPQPPAGLQVDFESVFGAKATGSNSLNAEDVAGGILKPTLAGSNLPSNQQPEKLVSDDLDSSLANLVGNLGIGNGTMKNDMHWSQPGEKRLTGGTNWQPKAAPTTTWNPVSMPPSIMAFPATTPTGMMGYGMPPQMGSMGMMNPPPTMMYGQPVMRPPNPFGSVSSTQPSAASSPSSQSPLRAPGQDPFAHLSLKDFL; translated from the exons ATGTCGGGGCAGAGCATTACGGACCGGATAACGGCAGCCCAGCACAGCGTAACGGGATCCGCCGTATCCAAAACCGTATGCAAGGCCACCACTCACGAAATAATGGGCCCGAAGAAGAAACATTTAGACT ACCTGATCCACTGTACCAACGAGATGAACGTGAACATTCCCCAACTGGCCGACTCGCTCTTTGAGAGGACCACCAACACCAGCTGGGTGGTCGTGTTCAAGTCGCTCATCACCACGCACCACCTCATGGTGTATGGCAACGAG CGTTTTGTGCAGTACCTGGCTTCGAGGAACACATTATTCAACCTCAGCAATTTCTTGGACAAAAGTGGCCTCCAAG GGTACGACATGTCCACGTTTATCCGCCGGTACAGTCGATACCTGAACGAGAAAGCCGTTTCGTACAGACAGGTTGCCTTTGACTTCACCAAAGTTAAGCGAGG AGTGGACGGCGTCATGAGGACCATGAATACAGAGAAGCTGCTCAAGACCATCCCCATTATTCAGAACCAGATGGACGCCCTCCTCGATTTCAAT GTCAATGCCAACGAGCTGACTAATGGAGTCATCAATGCAGCCTTCATGCTCCTCTTCAAAGACTCCATCAGGCTCTTTGCTGCCTACAACGAAGGCATCATCAACCTGCTTG AGAAATACTTTGACATGAAGAAAACCCAGTGCAAAGAAGGGCTGGACATCTACAAAAAGTTCCTCACCCGAATGACCCGGATATCAGAGTTCCTTAAAGTAGCTGAG CAGGTGGGCATCGACCGAGGAGACATTCCAGATCTTTCCCAG GCTCCCAGCAGCCTCCTGGAAGCTCTGGAGCAGCACTTGGCCTCTTTAGAGGGCAAGAAGGTGAAAGACTCCACGGCAGCCAGCAG AGCCAGCACTCTATCCAACGCCGTGTCGTCGCTGGCGAGCACGGGAATGTCTTTCACCAAAGTGGATGAACGGGAAAAGCAGGCGGCGCTGGAAGAAGAGCAGGCCCGACTCAAGGCGCTGAAGGTG GAGCAAAGACTCAAGGAGCTCTCCAAGAGGCCCTCGTTTGCCACCACTGATACGTCGCCCATCTCCACCACGGGGGGAACTATTAACACGGCCCCGGCCATCGATCTCTTCTCCACACCAAGCTGTTCCAACGG CGCGGTGAAAATGGAGAGCGACCTGTTTGACCTTCAGTCCACGTTCCAGCCAGCCGTGCAGTCGGCCTCGTCAGGGCTCCCCGTGGCCACGGCGTGGGAag ATCCTTTCACCTTCGCCGAAGCTGGAGACGACTCCATGCCAAACCTTAACCCTTTCCTCTCAAAACTCGTTGTCGATGCCTCTCACTTACCTGTCGTGTCTTCAGACGGTGTTAGCTTTTCCACTAGGACGTCTGCTCATGAAATGTTTGGTG GATACTCCTCGCCTCAGCCCCCTCCCCAGCCACCTGCAGGTCTCCAAGTGGACTTTGAGTCTGTGTTTGGGGCCAAAGCCACGGGCAGCAACAGCCTCAATGCTGAAG ACGTCGCCGGAGGGATCCTGAAACCGACTCTTGCTGGCTCCAACCTGCCGTCCAATCAGCAGCCAGAGAAGCTGGTGTCGGACGACCTTGACTCCTCCCTCGCCAACCTTGTGGGCA ACCTCGGCATCGGAAACGGCACCATGAAGAA TGACATGCACTGGAGTCAGCCCGGCGAGAAGAGGCTGACAGGCGGCACCAACTGGCAACCTAAAGCGGCACCCACGACGACCTGGAACCCCGTCTCCATG CCGCCGTCCATCATGGCCTTCCCTGCCACCACACCCACAGGCATGATGGGCTATGGCATG cccCCACAAATGGGCTCCATGGGTATGATGAATCCGCCGCCCACCATGATGTACGGGCAGCCAGTGATGCGGCCGCCCAACCCTTTTGGCTCCGTGTCCAGCACTCAG CCCTCGGCGGCCTCTAGCCCTTCCAGCCAGAGTCCTCTCCGAGCCCCCGGACAGGACCCGTTTGCACACCTCTCTCTCAAGGATTTCTTGTAG
- the picalmb gene encoding phosphatidylinositol binding clathrin assembly protein b isoform X9: protein MSGQSITDRITAAQHSVTGSAVSKTVCKATTHEIMGPKKKHLDYLIHCTNEMNVNIPQLADSLFERTTNTSWVVVFKSLITTHHLMVYGNERFVQYLASRNTLFNLSNFLDKSGLQGYDMSTFIRRYSRYLNEKAVSYRQVAFDFTKVKRGVDGVMRTMNTEKLLKTIPIIQNQMDALLDFNVNANELTNGVINAAFMLLFKDSIRLFAAYNEGIINLLEKYFDMKKTQCKEGLDIYKKFLTRMTRISEFLKVAEQVGIDRGDIPDLSQAPSSLLEALEQHLASLEGKKVKDSTAASRASTLSNAVSSLASTGMSFTKVDEREKQAALEEEQARLKALKEQRLKELSKRPSFATTDTSPISTTGGTINTAPAIDLFSTPSCSNGAVKMESDLFDLQSTFQPAVQSASSGLPVATAWEDSFCGPVSIAQHLPHQAPFPTEPSTVAGLFRGYSSPQPPPQPPAGLQVDFESVFGAKATGSNSLNAEDVAGGILKPTLAGSNLPSNQQPEKLVSDDLDSSLANLVGNLGIGNGTMKNDMHWSQPGEKRLTGGTNWQPKAAPTTTWNPVSMPPSIMAFPATTPTGMMGYGMPPQMGSMGMMNPPPTMMYGQPVMRPPNPFGSVSSTQPSAASSPSSQSPLRAPGQDPFAHLSLKDFL, encoded by the exons ATGTCGGGGCAGAGCATTACGGACCGGATAACGGCAGCCCAGCACAGCGTAACGGGATCCGCCGTATCCAAAACCGTATGCAAGGCCACCACTCACGAAATAATGGGCCCGAAGAAGAAACATTTAGACT ACCTGATCCACTGTACCAACGAGATGAACGTGAACATTCCCCAACTGGCCGACTCGCTCTTTGAGAGGACCACCAACACCAGCTGGGTGGTCGTGTTCAAGTCGCTCATCACCACGCACCACCTCATGGTGTATGGCAACGAG CGTTTTGTGCAGTACCTGGCTTCGAGGAACACATTATTCAACCTCAGCAATTTCTTGGACAAAAGTGGCCTCCAAG GGTACGACATGTCCACGTTTATCCGCCGGTACAGTCGATACCTGAACGAGAAAGCCGTTTCGTACAGACAGGTTGCCTTTGACTTCACCAAAGTTAAGCGAGG AGTGGACGGCGTCATGAGGACCATGAATACAGAGAAGCTGCTCAAGACCATCCCCATTATTCAGAACCAGATGGACGCCCTCCTCGATTTCAAT GTCAATGCCAACGAGCTGACTAATGGAGTCATCAATGCAGCCTTCATGCTCCTCTTCAAAGACTCCATCAGGCTCTTTGCTGCCTACAACGAAGGCATCATCAACCTGCTTG AGAAATACTTTGACATGAAGAAAACCCAGTGCAAAGAAGGGCTGGACATCTACAAAAAGTTCCTCACCCGAATGACCCGGATATCAGAGTTCCTTAAAGTAGCTGAG CAGGTGGGCATCGACCGAGGAGACATTCCAGATCTTTCCCAG GCTCCCAGCAGCCTCCTGGAAGCTCTGGAGCAGCACTTGGCCTCTTTAGAGGGCAAGAAGGTGAAAGACTCCACGGCAGCCAGCAG AGCCAGCACTCTATCCAACGCCGTGTCGTCGCTGGCGAGCACGGGAATGTCTTTCACCAAAGTGGATGAACGGGAAAAGCAGGCGGCGCTGGAAGAAGAGCAGGCCCGACTCAAGGCGCTGAAG GAGCAAAGACTCAAGGAGCTCTCCAAGAGGCCCTCGTTTGCCACCACTGATACGTCGCCCATCTCCACCACGGGGGGAACTATTAACACGGCCCCGGCCATCGATCTCTTCTCCACACCAAGCTGTTCCAACGG CGCGGTGAAAATGGAGAGCGACCTGTTTGACCTTCAGTCCACGTTCCAGCCAGCCGTGCAGTCGGCCTCGTCAGGGCTCCCCGTGGCCACGGCGTGGGAag ACTCCTTCTGTGGCCCAGTGTCCATTGCCCAGCACCTCCCACACCAGGCTCCCTTCCCCACAGAGCCCTCTACTGTAGCAGGTCTATTCAGAG GATACTCCTCGCCTCAGCCCCCTCCCCAGCCACCTGCAGGTCTCCAAGTGGACTTTGAGTCTGTGTTTGGGGCCAAAGCCACGGGCAGCAACAGCCTCAATGCTGAAG ACGTCGCCGGAGGGATCCTGAAACCGACTCTTGCTGGCTCCAACCTGCCGTCCAATCAGCAGCCAGAGAAGCTGGTGTCGGACGACCTTGACTCCTCCCTCGCCAACCTTGTGGGCA ACCTCGGCATCGGAAACGGCACCATGAAGAA TGACATGCACTGGAGTCAGCCCGGCGAGAAGAGGCTGACAGGCGGCACCAACTGGCAACCTAAAGCGGCACCCACGACGACCTGGAACCCCGTCTCCATG CCGCCGTCCATCATGGCCTTCCCTGCCACCACACCCACAGGCATGATGGGCTATGGCATG cccCCACAAATGGGCTCCATGGGTATGATGAATCCGCCGCCCACCATGATGTACGGGCAGCCAGTGATGCGGCCGCCCAACCCTTTTGGCTCCGTGTCCAGCACTCAG CCCTCGGCGGCCTCTAGCCCTTCCAGCCAGAGTCCTCTCCGAGCCCCCGGACAGGACCCGTTTGCACACCTCTCTCTCAAGGATTTCTTGTAG
- the picalmb gene encoding phosphatidylinositol binding clathrin assembly protein b isoform X11 → MSGQSITDRITAAQHSVTGSAVSKTVCKATTHEIMGPKKKHLDYLIHCTNEMNVNIPQLADSLFERTTNTSWVVVFKSLITTHHLMVYGNERFVQYLASRNTLFNLSNFLDKSGLQGYDMSTFIRRYSRYLNEKAVSYRQVAFDFTKVKRGVDGVMRTMNTEKLLKTIPIIQNQMDALLDFNVNANELTNGVINAAFMLLFKDSIRLFAAYNEGIINLLEKYFDMKKTQCKEGLDIYKKFLTRMTRISEFLKVAEQVGIDRGDIPDLSQAPSSLLEALEQHLASLEGKKVKDSTAASRASTLSNAVSSLASTGMSFTKVDEREKQAALEEEQARLKALKEQRLKELSKRPSFATTDTSPISTTGGTINTAPAIDLFSTPSCSNGAVKMESDLFDLQSTFQPAVQSASSGLPVATAWEGYSSPQPPPQPPAGLQVDFESVFGAKATGSNSLNAEDVAGGILKPTLAGSNLPSNQQPEKLVSDDLDSSLANLVGNLGIGNGTMKNDMHWSQPGEKRLTGGTNWQPKAAPTTTWNPVSMPPSIMAFPATTPTGMMGYGMPPQMGSMGMMNPPPTMMYGQPVMRPPNPFGSVSSTQPSAASSPSSQSPLRAPGQDPFAHLSLKDFL, encoded by the exons ATGTCGGGGCAGAGCATTACGGACCGGATAACGGCAGCCCAGCACAGCGTAACGGGATCCGCCGTATCCAAAACCGTATGCAAGGCCACCACTCACGAAATAATGGGCCCGAAGAAGAAACATTTAGACT ACCTGATCCACTGTACCAACGAGATGAACGTGAACATTCCCCAACTGGCCGACTCGCTCTTTGAGAGGACCACCAACACCAGCTGGGTGGTCGTGTTCAAGTCGCTCATCACCACGCACCACCTCATGGTGTATGGCAACGAG CGTTTTGTGCAGTACCTGGCTTCGAGGAACACATTATTCAACCTCAGCAATTTCTTGGACAAAAGTGGCCTCCAAG GGTACGACATGTCCACGTTTATCCGCCGGTACAGTCGATACCTGAACGAGAAAGCCGTTTCGTACAGACAGGTTGCCTTTGACTTCACCAAAGTTAAGCGAGG AGTGGACGGCGTCATGAGGACCATGAATACAGAGAAGCTGCTCAAGACCATCCCCATTATTCAGAACCAGATGGACGCCCTCCTCGATTTCAAT GTCAATGCCAACGAGCTGACTAATGGAGTCATCAATGCAGCCTTCATGCTCCTCTTCAAAGACTCCATCAGGCTCTTTGCTGCCTACAACGAAGGCATCATCAACCTGCTTG AGAAATACTTTGACATGAAGAAAACCCAGTGCAAAGAAGGGCTGGACATCTACAAAAAGTTCCTCACCCGAATGACCCGGATATCAGAGTTCCTTAAAGTAGCTGAG CAGGTGGGCATCGACCGAGGAGACATTCCAGATCTTTCCCAG GCTCCCAGCAGCCTCCTGGAAGCTCTGGAGCAGCACTTGGCCTCTTTAGAGGGCAAGAAGGTGAAAGACTCCACGGCAGCCAGCAG AGCCAGCACTCTATCCAACGCCGTGTCGTCGCTGGCGAGCACGGGAATGTCTTTCACCAAAGTGGATGAACGGGAAAAGCAGGCGGCGCTGGAAGAAGAGCAGGCCCGACTCAAGGCGCTGAAG GAGCAAAGACTCAAGGAGCTCTCCAAGAGGCCCTCGTTTGCCACCACTGATACGTCGCCCATCTCCACCACGGGGGGAACTATTAACACGGCCCCGGCCATCGATCTCTTCTCCACACCAAGCTGTTCCAACGG CGCGGTGAAAATGGAGAGCGACCTGTTTGACCTTCAGTCCACGTTCCAGCCAGCCGTGCAGTCGGCCTCGTCAGGGCTCCCCGTGGCCACGGCGTGGGAag GATACTCCTCGCCTCAGCCCCCTCCCCAGCCACCTGCAGGTCTCCAAGTGGACTTTGAGTCTGTGTTTGGGGCCAAAGCCACGGGCAGCAACAGCCTCAATGCTGAAG ACGTCGCCGGAGGGATCCTGAAACCGACTCTTGCTGGCTCCAACCTGCCGTCCAATCAGCAGCCAGAGAAGCTGGTGTCGGACGACCTTGACTCCTCCCTCGCCAACCTTGTGGGCA ACCTCGGCATCGGAAACGGCACCATGAAGAA TGACATGCACTGGAGTCAGCCCGGCGAGAAGAGGCTGACAGGCGGCACCAACTGGCAACCTAAAGCGGCACCCACGACGACCTGGAACCCCGTCTCCATG CCGCCGTCCATCATGGCCTTCCCTGCCACCACACCCACAGGCATGATGGGCTATGGCATG cccCCACAAATGGGCTCCATGGGTATGATGAATCCGCCGCCCACCATGATGTACGGGCAGCCAGTGATGCGGCCGCCCAACCCTTTTGGCTCCGTGTCCAGCACTCAG CCCTCGGCGGCCTCTAGCCCTTCCAGCCAGAGTCCTCTCCGAGCCCCCGGACAGGACCCGTTTGCACACCTCTCTCTCAAGGATTTCTTGTAG
- the picalmb gene encoding phosphatidylinositol binding clathrin assembly protein b isoform X12 codes for MSGQSITDRITAAQHSVTGSAVSKTVCKATTHEIMGPKKKHLDYLIHCTNEMNVNIPQLADSLFERTTNTSWVVVFKSLITTHHLMVYGNERFVQYLASRNTLFNLSNFLDKSGLQGYDMSTFIRRYSRYLNEKAVSYRQVAFDFTKVKRGVDGVMRTMNTEKLLKTIPIIQNQMDALLDFNVNANELTNGVINAAFMLLFKDSIRLFAAYNEGIINLLEKYFDMKKTQCKEGLDIYKKFLTRMTRISEFLKVAEQVGIDRGDIPDLSQAPSSLLEALEQHLASLEGKKVKDSTAASRASTLSNAVSSLASTGMSFTKVDEREKQAALEEEQARLKALKEQRLKELSKRPSFATTDTSPISTTGGTINTAPAIDLFSTPSCSNGAVKMESDLFDLQSTFQPAVQSASSGLPVATAWEGYSSPQPPPQPPAGLQVDFESVFGAKATGSNSLNAEDVAGGILKPTLAGSNLPSNQQPEKLVSDDLDSSLANLVGNLGIGNGTMKK; via the exons ATGTCGGGGCAGAGCATTACGGACCGGATAACGGCAGCCCAGCACAGCGTAACGGGATCCGCCGTATCCAAAACCGTATGCAAGGCCACCACTCACGAAATAATGGGCCCGAAGAAGAAACATTTAGACT ACCTGATCCACTGTACCAACGAGATGAACGTGAACATTCCCCAACTGGCCGACTCGCTCTTTGAGAGGACCACCAACACCAGCTGGGTGGTCGTGTTCAAGTCGCTCATCACCACGCACCACCTCATGGTGTATGGCAACGAG CGTTTTGTGCAGTACCTGGCTTCGAGGAACACATTATTCAACCTCAGCAATTTCTTGGACAAAAGTGGCCTCCAAG GGTACGACATGTCCACGTTTATCCGCCGGTACAGTCGATACCTGAACGAGAAAGCCGTTTCGTACAGACAGGTTGCCTTTGACTTCACCAAAGTTAAGCGAGG AGTGGACGGCGTCATGAGGACCATGAATACAGAGAAGCTGCTCAAGACCATCCCCATTATTCAGAACCAGATGGACGCCCTCCTCGATTTCAAT GTCAATGCCAACGAGCTGACTAATGGAGTCATCAATGCAGCCTTCATGCTCCTCTTCAAAGACTCCATCAGGCTCTTTGCTGCCTACAACGAAGGCATCATCAACCTGCTTG AGAAATACTTTGACATGAAGAAAACCCAGTGCAAAGAAGGGCTGGACATCTACAAAAAGTTCCTCACCCGAATGACCCGGATATCAGAGTTCCTTAAAGTAGCTGAG CAGGTGGGCATCGACCGAGGAGACATTCCAGATCTTTCCCAG GCTCCCAGCAGCCTCCTGGAAGCTCTGGAGCAGCACTTGGCCTCTTTAGAGGGCAAGAAGGTGAAAGACTCCACGGCAGCCAGCAG AGCCAGCACTCTATCCAACGCCGTGTCGTCGCTGGCGAGCACGGGAATGTCTTTCACCAAAGTGGATGAACGGGAAAAGCAGGCGGCGCTGGAAGAAGAGCAGGCCCGACTCAAGGCGCTGAAG GAGCAAAGACTCAAGGAGCTCTCCAAGAGGCCCTCGTTTGCCACCACTGATACGTCGCCCATCTCCACCACGGGGGGAACTATTAACACGGCCCCGGCCATCGATCTCTTCTCCACACCAAGCTGTTCCAACGG CGCGGTGAAAATGGAGAGCGACCTGTTTGACCTTCAGTCCACGTTCCAGCCAGCCGTGCAGTCGGCCTCGTCAGGGCTCCCCGTGGCCACGGCGTGGGAag GATACTCCTCGCCTCAGCCCCCTCCCCAGCCACCTGCAGGTCTCCAAGTGGACTTTGAGTCTGTGTTTGGGGCCAAAGCCACGGGCAGCAACAGCCTCAATGCTGAAG ACGTCGCCGGAGGGATCCTGAAACCGACTCTTGCTGGCTCCAACCTGCCGTCCAATCAGCAGCCAGAGAAGCTGGTGTCGGACGACCTTGACTCCTCCCTCGCCAACCTTGTGGGCA ACCTCGGCATCGGAAACGGCACCATGAAGAAGTAA
- the picalmb gene encoding phosphatidylinositol binding clathrin assembly protein b isoform X5 codes for MSGQSITDRITAAQHSVTGSAVSKTVCKATTHEIMGPKKKHLDYLIHCTNEMNVNIPQLADSLFERTTNTSWVVVFKSLITTHHLMVYGNERFVQYLASRNTLFNLSNFLDKSGLQGYDMSTFIRRYSRYLNEKAVSYRQVAFDFTKVKRGVDGVMRTMNTEKLLKTIPIIQNQMDALLDFNVNANELTNGVINAAFMLLFKDSIRLFAAYNEGIINLLEKYFDMKKTQCKEGLDIYKKFLTRMTRISEFLKVAEQVGIDRGDIPDLSQAPSSLLEALEQHLASLEGKKVKDSTAASRASTLSNAVSSLASTGMSFTKVDEREKQAALEEEQARLKALKVEQRLKELSKRPSFATTDTSPISTTGGTINTAPAIDLFSTPSCSNGAVKMESDLFDLQSTFQPAVQSASSGLPVATAWEDRYNPFTDTNASVSSNNKCTVRLEHSISDSFCGPVSIAQHLPHQAPFPTEPSTVAGLFRGYSSPQPPPQPPAGLQVDFESVFGAKATGSNSLNAEDVAGGILKPTLAGSNLPSNQQPEKLVSDDLDSSLANLVGNLGIGNGTMKNDMHWSQPGEKRLTGGTNWQPKAAPTTTWNPVSMPPSIMAFPATTPTGMMGYGMPPQMGSMGMMNPPPTMMYGQPVMRPPNPFGSVSSTQPSAASSPSSQSPLRAPGQDPFAHLSLKDFL; via the exons ATGTCGGGGCAGAGCATTACGGACCGGATAACGGCAGCCCAGCACAGCGTAACGGGATCCGCCGTATCCAAAACCGTATGCAAGGCCACCACTCACGAAATAATGGGCCCGAAGAAGAAACATTTAGACT ACCTGATCCACTGTACCAACGAGATGAACGTGAACATTCCCCAACTGGCCGACTCGCTCTTTGAGAGGACCACCAACACCAGCTGGGTGGTCGTGTTCAAGTCGCTCATCACCACGCACCACCTCATGGTGTATGGCAACGAG CGTTTTGTGCAGTACCTGGCTTCGAGGAACACATTATTCAACCTCAGCAATTTCTTGGACAAAAGTGGCCTCCAAG GGTACGACATGTCCACGTTTATCCGCCGGTACAGTCGATACCTGAACGAGAAAGCCGTTTCGTACAGACAGGTTGCCTTTGACTTCACCAAAGTTAAGCGAGG AGTGGACGGCGTCATGAGGACCATGAATACAGAGAAGCTGCTCAAGACCATCCCCATTATTCAGAACCAGATGGACGCCCTCCTCGATTTCAAT GTCAATGCCAACGAGCTGACTAATGGAGTCATCAATGCAGCCTTCATGCTCCTCTTCAAAGACTCCATCAGGCTCTTTGCTGCCTACAACGAAGGCATCATCAACCTGCTTG AGAAATACTTTGACATGAAGAAAACCCAGTGCAAAGAAGGGCTGGACATCTACAAAAAGTTCCTCACCCGAATGACCCGGATATCAGAGTTCCTTAAAGTAGCTGAG CAGGTGGGCATCGACCGAGGAGACATTCCAGATCTTTCCCAG GCTCCCAGCAGCCTCCTGGAAGCTCTGGAGCAGCACTTGGCCTCTTTAGAGGGCAAGAAGGTGAAAGACTCCACGGCAGCCAGCAG AGCCAGCACTCTATCCAACGCCGTGTCGTCGCTGGCGAGCACGGGAATGTCTTTCACCAAAGTGGATGAACGGGAAAAGCAGGCGGCGCTGGAAGAAGAGCAGGCCCGACTCAAGGCGCTGAAGGTG GAGCAAAGACTCAAGGAGCTCTCCAAGAGGCCCTCGTTTGCCACCACTGATACGTCGCCCATCTCCACCACGGGGGGAACTATTAACACGGCCCCGGCCATCGATCTCTTCTCCACACCAAGCTGTTCCAACGG CGCGGTGAAAATGGAGAGCGACCTGTTTGACCTTCAGTCCACGTTCCAGCCAGCCGTGCAGTCGGCCTCGTCAGGGCTCCCCGTGGCCACGGCGTGGGAag ATCGTTACAATCCCTTTACTGACACAAACGCGTCAGTTTCAAGCAATAACAAATGCACAGTGCGGCTAGAACACTCCATCTCAG ACTCCTTCTGTGGCCCAGTGTCCATTGCCCAGCACCTCCCACACCAGGCTCCCTTCCCCACAGAGCCCTCTACTGTAGCAGGTCTATTCAGAG GATACTCCTCGCCTCAGCCCCCTCCCCAGCCACCTGCAGGTCTCCAAGTGGACTTTGAGTCTGTGTTTGGGGCCAAAGCCACGGGCAGCAACAGCCTCAATGCTGAAG ACGTCGCCGGAGGGATCCTGAAACCGACTCTTGCTGGCTCCAACCTGCCGTCCAATCAGCAGCCAGAGAAGCTGGTGTCGGACGACCTTGACTCCTCCCTCGCCAACCTTGTGGGCA ACCTCGGCATCGGAAACGGCACCATGAAGAA TGACATGCACTGGAGTCAGCCCGGCGAGAAGAGGCTGACAGGCGGCACCAACTGGCAACCTAAAGCGGCACCCACGACGACCTGGAACCCCGTCTCCATG CCGCCGTCCATCATGGCCTTCCCTGCCACCACACCCACAGGCATGATGGGCTATGGCATG cccCCACAAATGGGCTCCATGGGTATGATGAATCCGCCGCCCACCATGATGTACGGGCAGCCAGTGATGCGGCCGCCCAACCCTTTTGGCTCCGTGTCCAGCACTCAG CCCTCGGCGGCCTCTAGCCCTTCCAGCCAGAGTCCTCTCCGAGCCCCCGGACAGGACCCGTTTGCACACCTCTCTCTCAAGGATTTCTTGTAG